Proteins found in one Gemmatimonadaceae bacterium genomic segment:
- a CDS encoding phosphotransferase: MTNPNHLDKATWKVVSPPPALTPATIDALLTAWRGDVAVTAVEPLAGGIMNWNYRIRLSGSAEQFVLRFYDRNPESCAKEVKILDLVQSDVPVPRVLFVEPRGAAGYPPFCVLEFIEGISLRELRRRGDAKALADASYDAGRLLARLQRHRFDRSGRLSAGLTVEDDVLAGVSLVGVVDHFVESPVVAGRLDAGLRERLRSFVRATEPLHASPSEPASLVHGDFNSPNIFVRQDGGRWVVAAILDWEFAFSGSMFADIGNMLRYERPGQSRYEPHFSRGLVDGGWEPAGDWSLRARLADLPALCELLTRDDVPDVIVTELRDLITDTLTASVHGAGHLVTRRLTPEH; encoded by the coding sequence GTGACGAATCCCAACCATCTCGACAAAGCGACTTGGAAGGTCGTATCACCACCGCCGGCGCTGACGCCCGCTACTATAGATGCGCTGCTGACGGCGTGGCGTGGCGACGTCGCAGTGACGGCGGTAGAACCGCTCGCCGGCGGCATCATGAACTGGAACTACCGGATCCGGCTCAGCGGGTCCGCCGAGCAGTTTGTGCTGCGCTTCTACGACCGAAATCCCGAGTCCTGCGCGAAAGAGGTCAAGATTCTCGACCTCGTGCAGAGCGACGTTCCGGTTCCCCGCGTGTTATTTGTCGAGCCGCGAGGCGCGGCCGGCTATCCTCCATTTTGCGTTCTCGAGTTCATCGAAGGCATTTCGCTGCGAGAGCTTCGGCGGCGCGGCGACGCGAAGGCGTTGGCCGATGCTTCGTATGACGCGGGTCGCTTGCTGGCGCGATTGCAACGCCACCGGTTCGACAGGTCGGGTCGATTGTCGGCCGGCCTCACGGTGGAGGACGACGTGTTGGCGGGCGTGTCGCTCGTCGGCGTCGTCGACCATTTCGTCGAATCGCCTGTCGTCGCTGGACGGCTCGACGCCGGGTTGCGAGAGCGGCTTCGATCGTTCGTCCGCGCGACCGAGCCGCTGCACGCGTCACCGAGTGAACCAGCATCACTGGTTCACGGGGATTTCAACTCGCCGAACATCTTCGTTCGCCAAGACGGCGGCCGCTGGGTCGTCGCCGCGATCTTGGATTGGGAGTTCGCGTTTTCCGGTTCCATGTTTGCCGATATCGGCAACATGCTGCGTTACGAGCGGCCGGGACAGTCGCGGTACGAGCCCCATTTCTCGCGGGGACTCGTCGACGGAGGCTGGGAGCCGGCCGGCGACTGGTCTCTCCGTGCGCGTCTCGCCGATCTCCCGGCGCTCTGCGAGCTCCTCACCCGCGACGACGTGCCCGACGTGATCGTGACCGAATTGCGCGATTTGATCACGGACACGCTCACGGCGTCGGTCCACGGGGCAGGCCATCTCGTCACACGCCGCTTGACGCCAGAGCACTAG
- a CDS encoding sigma-70 family RNA polymerase sigma factor, protein MPAADRISESELERIYDDTIAELYGFVSRRCGGQRELAEDITQEAWFRALRHWREHGVPTNPVGWLTTVAKNLLTSYFRRHQPTALDEVSPAEVLAAVDANAVSESAEVASLVTQALGRIPEAEAKLLETFHYDRMKTSQLAELYGISERAVEGRLRRARERLRRELKIALEDYEQGNGGMA, encoded by the coding sequence ATGCCTGCCGCCGATCGCATAAGCGAATCCGAGCTCGAACGGATCTACGACGACACGATTGCGGAGCTCTACGGCTTCGTGTCTCGCCGTTGCGGCGGCCAGCGCGAGCTGGCAGAGGACATCACGCAGGAGGCGTGGTTCCGCGCGCTGCGGCATTGGCGCGAGCACGGCGTTCCGACAAACCCGGTCGGCTGGCTGACGACCGTCGCGAAGAATCTGCTGACGAGCTATTTCCGCCGGCATCAACCGACCGCGCTGGACGAAGTCTCGCCGGCGGAGGTTCTCGCCGCGGTGGACGCGAACGCGGTCAGTGAGTCCGCCGAGGTGGCGTCGCTGGTGACGCAGGCGCTCGGGCGCATTCCCGAGGCGGAGGCGAAGCTGCTCGAGACGTTCCACTACGACCGAATGAAGACGTCCCAGCTCGCGGAGCTCTATGGAATCTCCGAGCGGGCCGTCGAGGGGAGGTTGCGGCGCGCGCGCGAACGATTGCGCCGCGAGCTGAAGATCGCCCTCGAGGACTATGAGCAAGGAAACGGGGGTATGGCATGA
- a CDS encoding carboxypeptidase-like regulatory domain-containing protein: MLLSRMGAAVGALLIAAHAALTPVAARAQVSTDIVRGRVTDTDQKPVQGAEVKATSYMGQVSKTATTDKGGRFTIIFINGEGDYWIDVRKLGLQPKRFEVKKVGDEEVMLADARLSSAIVSLDAVDIRAQRTRALPDRSSKEPDVGGGARPLTNNPVSPDQEGNLAAMAAAAGFQLVPGLNGAPDMYSVLGLSGDQNNVTFNGLGSGISALPPDVLATTSINPYPFDVSRGGFSGAQISILTIPGSNFSRRVVTNSSLAPQLEWADQPSVAQGDRYTSVRVGGNAAGPFKVDEIFYNGAYNVGRRLKDVSSLVDANEAGLIAAGVAPDSAARLLNVLRADGISVNRGGIPGRQAQDVAQGLFNMDLMPSASGAGHSFTLGLAGDFRRTSPVDVVSPLLATPGHADATTFWGANASLVHTNYFWFGVLSKTTIGLAGQSTTSDPYQRLPEGIVSVASALPPPDGGSSVRSLSFGGNALTTATGNRTVQITNQLSWFSLDNTHTLRLTSSLGHDTFKSDVGRDLLGTFRFNSLSDVAAGVPASFTRTLTSATQSGGQVVGALALGDYWRPKPGLQVQYGVRVDGARFTDVPAANPAVQTTFGIPNDRLPSDAYFSPRVGVQWAYGTSSQVAYAPGAARPPQAVIHAGVGVFQNVAPSPFVAGAMNATGLRSSSQSITCVGSAVPFPAWASFLGDPSSVPTRCAPDGSAGTVYATGAPNVVLFDPAFREPRALRGAADWSGPVFDNRFVLGVQAIVSNGLDQASGLDLNLHRSPEFSLPGEGNRPVFAEAAAIVPSTGSIAAGAGRVSADFARVWMQRSDLAVHSRQVKVDLKPITANLRFKWDLTYTFLGVREQYRGFSSTAGDPFAVSWGTQPQTPRHTIDLRWTDLPIFNFLFLTTVLHATSGERFTPLVASDVNGDGMVNDRAFIFDPTKSSDSLASAMRTLLATGAPAARACLSKQIGQLASRASCQAPWTIANAVQLKFNPAKVGLPKRATIALTVANPLGILDLALHGGADTRGWGQQIPPDDNLLYVRGYDPTTRAFKYDVNQRFGSTRPRESVTHTLPFVSLQVSVDVGVPRERQLLTQRLEVGRTREGSRATPESMKNFATSVIPNPMAMVLTQQEELKLTRAQADSLATLSYRFSLFADSVWTPVSDYFVTLPEVYSHGEAYSRYVSARERTIDYLMTLVPAANGVLTGTQRRQLPLQIANYLDLRVLRYLRSSSAP, from the coding sequence ATGCTGCTCTCGCGCATGGGCGCGGCCGTAGGCGCGCTCTTGATTGCCGCTCACGCCGCGCTGACACCAGTCGCTGCGCGCGCTCAGGTGTCGACCGACATCGTTCGCGGCCGGGTCACCGATACCGATCAAAAGCCCGTGCAGGGCGCCGAGGTGAAAGCGACGTCCTACATGGGACAGGTCTCGAAGACCGCCACCACGGACAAGGGCGGCCGCTTCACGATCATCTTCATAAACGGCGAAGGCGACTACTGGATCGACGTGCGCAAGCTCGGCCTCCAGCCGAAGCGATTCGAGGTCAAGAAGGTCGGCGACGAGGAAGTCATGCTCGCCGACGCGCGGCTGTCGTCGGCCATCGTTTCTCTCGACGCCGTGGACATTCGCGCGCAGCGAACGCGCGCGCTGCCCGACCGGAGCTCGAAGGAGCCCGACGTCGGCGGTGGCGCGCGTCCGCTCACGAACAACCCCGTGTCACCCGACCAAGAGGGCAACCTCGCCGCCATGGCCGCCGCGGCCGGCTTTCAGTTGGTGCCTGGTCTCAATGGCGCGCCCGACATGTACTCGGTCCTCGGTCTCTCGGGCGATCAGAACAACGTGACGTTCAACGGTCTCGGCTCGGGGATCAGCGCGCTGCCGCCCGACGTCCTCGCGACGACGTCGATCAACCCATACCCGTTCGACGTGTCGCGCGGCGGATTCAGCGGAGCGCAGATCTCGATCCTGACGATACCGGGGTCGAACTTTTCGCGCCGCGTGGTCACGAACTCCAGCCTGGCGCCGCAGCTCGAGTGGGCCGACCAGCCGTCGGTTGCGCAGGGAGACCGATATACGAGCGTGCGCGTGGGCGGAAACGCCGCGGGCCCGTTCAAGGTCGATGAGATCTTCTACAACGGCGCGTACAACGTCGGACGGAGACTCAAGGACGTGTCTTCGTTGGTGGACGCGAACGAAGCGGGTCTCATCGCCGCCGGTGTAGCGCCCGATTCAGCTGCGCGGTTGCTGAACGTACTCAGGGCGGACGGTATTTCCGTGAACCGCGGCGGAATTCCTGGGCGGCAGGCGCAGGACGTCGCGCAAGGCCTGTTCAACATGGATCTCATGCCGAGCGCGTCGGGGGCCGGCCACTCGTTCACGTTGGGACTGGCCGGCGACTTTCGGCGAACGAGTCCTGTGGACGTCGTCAGTCCGCTGCTCGCGACGCCGGGCCATGCGGATGCAACGACGTTCTGGGGCGCGAACGCGTCGCTCGTGCACACCAACTACTTCTGGTTCGGCGTGCTCAGCAAGACCACGATCGGTCTCGCCGGACAGAGCACGACCTCGGATCCATACCAGCGGCTGCCCGAAGGCATCGTGTCGGTCGCGTCGGCGTTGCCGCCCCCCGATGGCGGATCGTCCGTGCGGTCGTTGTCCTTCGGGGGCAACGCGCTCACCACGGCGACAGGGAATCGCACGGTTCAAATCACGAACCAGCTGAGTTGGTTCAGCCTCGACAACACCCACACGCTTCGTCTCACGTCGAGCCTCGGTCACGACACGTTCAAGAGCGACGTGGGGCGAGACCTGCTTGGGACCTTCCGCTTCAACTCGTTGAGCGACGTCGCGGCCGGCGTACCCGCGAGCTTCACGCGCACGCTCACGAGCGCCACGCAGTCCGGCGGACAAGTCGTCGGCGCTTTGGCGCTCGGCGACTACTGGCGGCCGAAGCCCGGATTGCAGGTCCAGTACGGCGTGCGCGTGGATGGAGCGCGATTCACCGACGTGCCGGCGGCGAATCCGGCGGTGCAAACGACGTTCGGTATCCCGAACGATCGCTTGCCGAGCGACGCGTACTTCAGCCCGCGCGTCGGCGTGCAGTGGGCGTATGGAACGTCGTCGCAGGTTGCATACGCGCCCGGCGCGGCTCGCCCGCCGCAAGCGGTGATTCATGCCGGAGTCGGCGTCTTTCAGAACGTTGCACCGTCACCGTTCGTCGCCGGGGCGATGAACGCGACCGGGCTCCGGTCGTCGTCGCAATCGATCACGTGCGTCGGATCGGCGGTGCCGTTCCCCGCGTGGGCCTCATTTCTTGGCGATCCGTCGTCGGTTCCGACCCGCTGCGCCCCCGATGGCTCCGCCGGAACTGTCTACGCCACGGGTGCGCCGAACGTCGTGCTGTTCGACCCGGCGTTTCGTGAGCCCCGCGCGTTGCGCGGCGCCGCCGATTGGTCAGGTCCGGTGTTCGACAACCGGTTCGTGCTCGGCGTGCAGGCAATCGTTTCGAACGGTCTCGACCAGGCGAGCGGGTTGGATTTGAATCTCCACCGTTCGCCGGAGTTCTCGCTGCCGGGGGAAGGAAACAGACCCGTGTTCGCCGAGGCAGCGGCGATCGTGCCGTCGACAGGGAGTATCGCCGCGGGCGCTGGGCGTGTGTCTGCCGACTTTGCTCGCGTCTGGATGCAACGATCGGATCTGGCCGTTCACTCTCGACAAGTGAAGGTAGATCTCAAGCCGATCACGGCGAACCTTCGCTTCAAGTGGGATCTCACCTACACATTCCTCGGCGTGCGAGAGCAGTACCGCGGGTTCTCGAGCACGGCGGGCGATCCATTCGCGGTGAGCTGGGGGACGCAGCCGCAGACGCCCCGCCATACGATAGATCTGCGCTGGACGGATCTTCCGATTTTTAACTTCCTCTTCCTGACGACCGTCCTGCATGCGACGTCCGGTGAGCGATTCACGCCGCTCGTCGCGTCGGACGTCAACGGCGACGGGATGGTCAACGATCGCGCGTTCATCTTCGACCCGACGAAGTCGTCGGACTCGCTCGCTTCCGCGATGCGAACACTTCTCGCGACGGGCGCGCCCGCGGCGCGTGCATGTCTCTCGAAGCAGATCGGGCAGTTGGCGTCACGCGCGAGCTGCCAGGCGCCGTGGACGATTGCCAACGCCGTGCAGCTCAAATTCAACCCGGCGAAAGTCGGACTGCCGAAACGCGCGACGATCGCGCTCACGGTAGCCAACCCGCTCGGCATTCTCGACCTGGCGCTGCATGGCGGCGCCGACACGCGCGGGTGGGGACAACAGATTCCCCCGGATGACAACCTGCTCTATGTACGCGGCTACGACCCGACAACCCGCGCGTTCAAGTACGACGTCAACCAGCGCTTCGGTTCGACGCGCCCGCGGGAGTCCGTGACGCACACGCTGCCCTTCGTGAGTCTTCAAGTGAGCGTCGACGTCGGAGTTCCGCGCGAGCGGCAGTTACTCACGCAGCGGCTCGAGGTCGGTCGCACGAGAGAGGGAAGCCGTGCGACCCCCGAGTCGATGAAGAACTTCGCGACGAGCGTGATTCCCAACCCGATGGCGATGGTGCTCACCCAGCAGGAGGAACTGAAGTTGACGCGGGCGCAGGCCGACAGCCTGGCGACGCTCAGCTACAGGTTCTCCCTGTTCGCCGACTCGGTGTGGACGCCGGTCTCCGACTATTTCGTCACGTTGCCGGAGGTGTACAGCCACGGCGAGGCGTACTCGCGATACGTGTCGGCACGCGAACGAACGATCGACTACCTGATGACGCTCGTGCCCGCGGCGAACGGTGTGTTGACCGGAACGCAACGGCGGCAGCTGCCGTTGCAGATAGCCAATTATCTCGACCTGCGAGTCTTGCGGTATCTCCGGTCGTCGTCGGCACCGTGA
- a CDS encoding PadR family transcriptional regulator, whose translation MTVDEDRGGELVQGTLEMLVLKTLALEPMHGWGIAHRIEAMSGRVFLVTQGSLYPALVRMKRRGWISSSWQTTANNRRARYYALTAAGERQLSEQRAAWQRATSAVNAILGARTVPVNA comes from the coding sequence GTGACGGTGGACGAGGATCGCGGCGGGGAACTCGTGCAGGGCACCCTGGAGATGCTGGTCCTCAAGACCCTCGCGCTCGAGCCGATGCACGGCTGGGGAATCGCCCACCGCATCGAGGCCATGTCGGGGCGAGTGTTTCTCGTCACGCAGGGCTCGCTCTACCCGGCGCTCGTCCGCATGAAACGACGCGGATGGATCTCGTCGTCGTGGCAGACCACGGCGAACAATCGCCGCGCGCGCTACTACGCGCTCACGGCGGCGGGTGAACGGCAGTTGTCCGAGCAACGCGCCGCATGGCAGCGCGCCACGTCGGCGGTCAACGCAATCCTCGGCGCGCGTACGGTGCCGGTGAACGCATGA
- a CDS encoding ABC transporter permease, whose translation MSLFSDVVERLRALAFRRQDERDLDNELRFHLEMEAEEMRRKGIAPQEIRRRTVLALGGVDRTKEEVRDATGVRWLSDAWDDARFALRVLRQRPTFTVTAVLTLALGIGGTTAVFSAVDAVLIKPLPYGQPGRLVRLYYVDTRRKIDGSFVTPVHYLAYRDGLKSFESLAALNTYGESGGDITGDEGRGARRIHVLYVSRDYFDVLRSPLAAGRPFDAQDEVSGRAIVLSDALWRDRFHRDASAMGRTLTMNGVPYVITGVMQPGFTDPVVIGGAVDAWIPIDLAPGRIPSNVDNHYMTVIGRLRPGVTITAAQAELDALGVRLSAEYPHTKTVGAVLKPLKEDVVGESSRALQLMLAAAFAVLLLVCVNVANLLLVRGSERGREFALRGALGAGETRIVRQLLMESLVLALAGDVAGLVVAQLAMRGIVALGGGSIPRLTALSLDPRILGFSILISSVCAIACGLVPAMRAGRSDPNETLRGGGGESRSSTDGRSHARLRSLLVVAQVALAFVLVAGAGLLIASVRRLRELDLGIRAENVLTFELHLPEARYDSTARARTYEEVAHRLEAIPGVSAAGGVSKLPATGQYNIWGAEALSGPLAGTKSADVPAENRVVSGDYFKAVGIQIVSGRAFNAGDVPSAPRRVIVSQSLAKRIYPGVDPIGQTISAGDATCLIVGVANDVSVDAEGRAEDFVYHPHAQFAGDRNWALAQVVAATTSPEAIEADVRRVVTATDPELVMHHPMSLAEAIGRGEGQRTFTLRLLASFAAMSLGLAALGLFGVLSYGVKLRRREIAIRVALGAEARAIRRMVLRQGMSMTGIGMVIGLVGALAASRLMASLLFRVSPVDPRILASAACCLFVVGGLAAYLPASRASSVDPRTALQ comes from the coding sequence ATGAGTCTCTTTTCCGATGTCGTCGAGCGCCTGCGGGCGCTGGCCTTCCGCCGACAAGACGAGCGTGACCTCGACAACGAGCTGCGCTTCCATCTCGAGATGGAAGCCGAGGAGATGCGGCGAAAGGGAATTGCGCCGCAGGAGATTCGACGGCGCACGGTTCTCGCGCTCGGCGGCGTCGACCGCACCAAAGAAGAGGTGCGCGACGCGACCGGTGTTCGATGGCTGAGCGACGCATGGGACGACGCCCGCTTTGCGCTCCGAGTGTTGAGGCAGCGCCCGACCTTCACTGTCACCGCCGTGCTCACGTTGGCCCTCGGCATCGGCGGCACCACGGCGGTGTTCAGCGCCGTGGACGCGGTGCTCATCAAGCCGCTGCCGTACGGTCAGCCGGGGCGGCTCGTCCGGCTGTACTACGTGGATACGCGCCGCAAGATCGACGGTTCGTTCGTCACTCCGGTTCACTATCTGGCCTACCGCGACGGACTGAAATCCTTCGAGAGCCTTGCCGCGCTCAACACGTACGGCGAAAGCGGCGGCGACATCACCGGAGACGAGGGGCGCGGGGCACGCCGCATTCACGTGCTTTACGTCAGCCGCGACTATTTCGACGTCTTACGTTCGCCTCTCGCGGCAGGGCGCCCCTTCGATGCGCAGGATGAGGTCAGCGGCCGAGCGATCGTTCTGAGTGACGCGCTCTGGCGCGACCGGTTCCATCGCGATGCGTCGGCGATGGGACGAACGTTGACGATGAACGGCGTGCCGTACGTCATCACCGGCGTCATGCAGCCGGGATTCACGGATCCCGTCGTGATCGGGGGAGCCGTCGACGCGTGGATCCCGATCGACTTGGCGCCCGGGCGCATTCCGAGCAACGTGGACAACCACTACATGACGGTGATCGGCCGGCTGCGGCCCGGCGTGACGATCACCGCCGCGCAAGCCGAACTCGACGCGCTCGGCGTGCGGCTCTCAGCCGAATATCCCCACACCAAAACCGTGGGGGCGGTGCTCAAGCCGCTGAAAGAGGACGTCGTCGGCGAATCGAGTCGCGCGTTGCAGCTGATGCTCGCCGCCGCCTTCGCGGTGCTGCTGCTCGTCTGCGTGAACGTCGCGAACCTGCTGCTCGTGCGCGGATCCGAGCGTGGACGCGAGTTCGCCCTGCGCGGCGCCCTCGGCGCCGGCGAAACGCGCATTGTGCGGCAACTGCTCATGGAGAGTTTGGTGCTCGCGCTGGCGGGCGACGTCGCGGGTCTTGTCGTCGCGCAGCTCGCGATGCGCGGAATCGTCGCGCTCGGCGGCGGCTCGATTCCGCGGTTGACCGCGCTCTCGCTCGACCCGCGGATCCTCGGCTTTTCAATTCTCATATCATCGGTGTGCGCCATTGCGTGCGGACTCGTCCCGGCGATGCGCGCGGGGCGTTCCGACCCGAACGAGACGCTTCGAGGCGGAGGAGGCGAGTCACGTTCGTCGACCGACGGACGCTCGCACGCCCGTCTGCGCTCGCTGCTCGTGGTCGCGCAGGTCGCGCTCGCCTTCGTGCTCGTCGCCGGCGCCGGGCTGCTCATTGCCAGCGTTCGCCGCCTGCGCGAGCTCGACCTCGGCATTCGCGCCGAGAACGTGCTGACGTTCGAGTTGCATCTGCCGGAGGCTCGCTACGACTCGACGGCGCGCGCCCGTACATATGAAGAGGTCGCGCACCGGTTGGAGGCCATCCCTGGGGTGAGCGCCGCGGGCGGCGTGTCGAAGCTGCCGGCGACGGGCCAGTACAACATTTGGGGTGCCGAAGCCTTGTCGGGACCGCTCGCCGGGACCAAGAGCGCCGACGTCCCGGCGGAGAACCGCGTCGTGTCGGGCGATTACTTCAAGGCGGTTGGAATTCAGATCGTCTCCGGTCGAGCGTTCAACGCCGGCGACGTGCCTTCAGCCCCGCGGCGAGTGATCGTGAGCCAATCGCTCGCGAAGCGGATTTACCCGGGCGTCGATCCGATCGGTCAGACGATCAGCGCCGGCGACGCTACGTGCCTCATCGTCGGTGTCGCGAATGACGTGTCGGTCGATGCCGAGGGTCGCGCGGAGGATTTCGTCTACCACCCGCACGCGCAGTTCGCGGGAGATCGCAATTGGGCGCTGGCTCAGGTGGTGGCCGCGACGACATCGCCGGAAGCGATCGAAGCCGACGTCCGCCGAGTGGTGACGGCGACGGATCCGGAGCTCGTGATGCACCATCCGATGTCGCTCGCCGAGGCGATCGGCCGCGGTGAGGGGCAGCGAACATTCACGCTGCGCCTGCTCGCGAGCTTCGCCGCGATGTCACTCGGGCTTGCGGCACTCGGTCTGTTCGGCGTTCTGTCGTATGGTGTGAAGCTGCGCCGCCGAGAGATCGCCATTCGGGTGGCGCTCGGCGCGGAAGCTCGCGCGATTCGCCGAATGGTGCTGCGGCAGGGGATGTCGATGACGGGGATTGGAATGGTCATTGGGCTGGTTGGCGCGTTGGCAGCGTCGCGATTGATGGCATCGCTGTTGTTTCGAGTGAGCCCCGTCGATCCGCGGATTCTCGCGAGCGCCGCCTGCTGCCTCTTTGTCGTGGGCGGGCTTGCGGCGTATCTGCCGGCAAGCCGCGCGAGCAGCGTCGATCCGAGAACGGCGCTCCAGTAG
- a CDS encoding Xaa-Pro dipeptidyl-peptidase, translated as MLRLRLFPTPLGAVAAIPLFMLAATPASAQGPQPAAKAAPVFANGMAQVVPAFADSAQWIRQELWVETNLDSDHDGKPDRVHVDVTRPRQTETEGLKVSILYGSSPYYAGTARGQVNWNVQQELNDQPQPRGNMTEPAYEPNRSRISNALVNEWVPRGFAVVHSEAPGTGRSQGCPTVGDDPERLPMKFVVDWLNGRAKGFTTETGSEEVKATSWSTGKVGMIGTSYEGTLPLAAATTGVKGLEVVVPVSPNTSYYHYYRSNGLVRSPGGYLGEDVDVLYDFIASGDSAGRANCDALYKNGIFAAPKGQDRATGDYNDFWAKRDLLPHVKDIKAAVLLAHGFNDYNVVPEHSVRIYNEMKAHGLPVSMYLHQGGHGGNPPADMLNRWFSHYLYGVDNGVEKDPPVWIVQDAAAQEPRAVAAAAAAAAAAQAAMQAGGGAGRGADSAAAGAGRGRGRGRGGVVTPPTPFASFPVPGSVPVVFHPSTGGTNIANLSLTSARSGGTDKVVDDVGKSGSMYAMMDQSQNRLLYATPTFSDTVHISGTPRVTLRIASSAPAANLSVWLVMLPYDSARVGSQSHAGLITRGWADPQNYKALTKGGNYDSKAAGEKLAPGKFYDLTFDLQPDDEFVPAGKRLAVMVMSSDREFTLWPKAGTELTVDLAHSSFSVPIVGGTTALEKAGMR; from the coding sequence ATGTTGCGTCTACGTCTCTTCCCGACCCCACTCGGCGCCGTCGCGGCGATTCCTCTGTTCATGCTCGCCGCTACCCCCGCCAGCGCGCAGGGGCCTCAGCCCGCGGCCAAGGCCGCGCCGGTCTTCGCGAACGGCATGGCACAAGTCGTCCCGGCGTTTGCGGACTCGGCCCAATGGATTCGGCAGGAGCTCTGGGTCGAGACCAACTTGGACAGCGACCACGACGGCAAACCCGACCGCGTTCACGTCGACGTGACCCGGCCGCGTCAGACCGAGACGGAAGGTCTCAAGGTCTCGATTCTCTACGGATCGAGCCCGTACTACGCCGGAACGGCGCGCGGGCAGGTGAATTGGAACGTCCAGCAGGAGTTGAACGACCAGCCGCAGCCGCGCGGCAACATGACGGAGCCTGCCTACGAGCCGAATCGTTCACGGATCTCTAACGCGCTCGTCAACGAGTGGGTGCCGCGCGGCTTTGCCGTCGTGCACTCGGAAGCGCCGGGCACCGGACGATCGCAAGGTTGCCCCACGGTCGGCGACGATCCGGAGCGCCTTCCGATGAAGTTCGTCGTCGATTGGCTCAACGGTCGCGCGAAGGGCTTTACGACCGAGACCGGCAGCGAAGAAGTGAAGGCGACCAGCTGGTCGACGGGCAAGGTCGGCATGATCGGCACTTCATATGAAGGGACGCTTCCGCTCGCGGCGGCGACGACCGGCGTGAAAGGGCTCGAGGTCGTCGTGCCCGTGTCGCCCAACACCTCCTACTACCACTACTACCGCTCGAACGGGCTGGTTCGCTCGCCGGGCGGCTACCTCGGCGAAGACGTCGACGTGTTGTACGACTTCATCGCGAGCGGCGACAGCGCGGGCCGAGCGAATTGCGACGCACTCTATAAGAACGGAATATTCGCGGCGCCAAAGGGCCAAGACCGCGCCACGGGAGACTACAACGACTTCTGGGCGAAGCGCGACCTTTTGCCACACGTGAAGGACATCAAGGCCGCGGTCCTGCTCGCCCATGGGTTCAACGATTACAACGTCGTTCCCGAGCACAGCGTGCGCATCTACAATGAGATGAAGGCGCATGGACTGCCGGTGTCGATGTATCTCCATCAAGGCGGTCATGGCGGCAACCCGCCGGCCGACATGCTGAACCGGTGGTTCAGCCACTATTTGTACGGCGTCGACAACGGCGTCGAGAAGGATCCGCCGGTGTGGATCGTTCAGGACGCGGCGGCGCAGGAGCCGCGCGCGGTGGCGGCTGCCGCGGCAGCCGCGGCAGCGGCTCAGGCGGCGATGCAAGCGGGGGGCGGAGCTGGTCGTGGCGCTGATTCGGCGGCAGCCGGTGCGGGGCGTGGTCGAGGGCGGGGAAGAGGCGGCGTCGTCACGCCGCCGACACCATTCGCGTCGTTCCCTGTTCCAGGTTCGGTGCCGGTGGTGTTTCATCCAAGCACGGGCGGGACGAACATCGCGAACCTCTCGCTCACCAGCGCGCGCAGCGGGGGGACCGACAAGGTGGTCGACGACGTCGGCAAGAGCGGCAGCATGTACGCGATGATGGATCAGTCGCAGAACCGGCTGCTGTACGCGACGCCGACCTTCTCCGATACGGTGCACATCTCCGGAACGCCGAGGGTGACGCTTCGCATCGCGTCGAGTGCGCCGGCGGCGAATCTGAGCGTGTGGCTGGTCATGCTGCCGTACGATTCGGCGCGCGTGGGATCGCAGAGCCACGCGGGATTGATCACGCGCGGCTGGGCGGATCCACAGAACTACAAGGCCCTCACGAAGGGCGGCAACTACGACTCGAAGGCAGCGGGAGAGAAGCTCGCGCCGGGGAAGTTCTACGACCTCACATTCGACCTACAGCCGGACGACGAGTTCGTGCCCGCGGGGAAGCGATTGGCGGTGATGGTCATGTCGAGCGACCGCGAGTTCACGTTGTGGCCGAAGGCGGGCACGGAGCTGACCGTCGATCTCGCGCACTCGTCGTTCTCGGTGCCGATCGTGGGCGGGACGACCGCACTCGAGAAGGCAGGCATGCGTTGA
- a CDS encoding PadR family transcriptional regulator translates to MAKEPEELLRGTLDALILKTLSWGPRHGYAVAGWIRETSNEALAVEDRALYLALHRLEDRGLVESEWGLSDNNRRAKFYQLTPRGRAELRAESNRLTRYADGLFRVLNATRWGGEPK, encoded by the coding sequence GTGGCCAAAGAGCCGGAAGAGTTGCTGCGCGGCACACTCGACGCGCTGATTCTCAAGACCCTGTCGTGGGGGCCGCGTCACGGCTATGCCGTCGCCGGTTGGATTCGCGAGACGTCCAATGAAGCGCTGGCCGTGGAGGACCGCGCGCTCTACCTCGCGCTCCACCGCCTCGAGGATCGTGGGCTCGTCGAGAGCGAGTGGGGACTGTCCGACAACAACCGCCGCGCGAAGTTCTATCAGCTCACGCCGCGAGGACGAGCGGAGTTGCGCGCCGAGTCGAATCGGCTGACGCGTTACGCGGACGGTCTCTTTCGCGTGCTGAACGCGACGCGCTGGGGTGGAGAGCCCAAATGA